One segment of Erigeron canadensis isolate Cc75 chromosome 2, C_canadensis_v1, whole genome shotgun sequence DNA contains the following:
- the LOC122588104 gene encoding zinc finger protein ZAT1-like, with the protein MEEDYKCKFCNHGFSNGDLLEVHMKKHLGALVSCCKKQSIVENNQDSVNGGMGVDFVNEKIKKNEEILKFYEDCVDNSYGLKENSKKTPVLNLKSVSDASCKQLHMKSHSVKKMCVECGKSFDTFKALYWHMRCHTIKKCQPCEKSTSSSSSSFLEHCKLDKELKRDTSNSVSKKRSETMYKPAKPNDASSSTSMSVLPSNDEDYDNEAVVGALGLMMLSRGFTDLDLVRAKRLSFTDHELVLSADGSILFTKKEGFGESGSVQDNTDILKNNAKSTGEYGRGKGKGKACVDQFNNEMRKSKGHICSVCFKEFRSGQALGGHKRAHNNVNKSNETAVNEETGDSFNIRGHLDG; encoded by the coding sequence ATGGAAGAAGATTATAAATGCAAGTTCTGTAATCATGGTTTTTCAAATGGTGATCTGTTGGAAGTTCATATGAAAAAGCATTTGGGGGCTTTGGTTTCATGTTGTAAAAAACAGAGCATTGTCGAAAACAATCAAGATTCTGTTAATGGTGGAATGGGTGTTGACTTTGTTAATGAAAAGAtcaagaaaaatgaagaaattttaaaattttatgaagaTTGTGTGGACAATTCTTATGGTTTGAAAGAAAACTCCAAGAAAACTCCAGTTTTGAATCTGAAATCGGTATCGGATGCAAGTTGTAAGCAATTGCATATGAAATCTCACTCAGTCAAGAAAATGTGTGTAGAATGCGGTAAGAGTTTTGATACATTTAAGGCTTTGTATTGGCATATGAGATGCCATACCATCAAGAAATGTCAGCCGTGTGAAAAATcgacatcatcatcttcttcttcatttttggAACATTGTAAATTGGATAAGGAGTTAAAAAGGGACACATCAAATTCAGTAAGTAAAAAGAGATCAGAGACAATGTACAAGCCTGCTAAGCCAAATGATGCTTCAAGTAGTACTAGTATGAGTGTTTTGCCATCAAATGATGAGGATTATGATAATGAAGCTGTAGTAGGGGCATTGGGCTTAATGATGCTCTCAAGGGGTTTTACCGATTTGGATTTGGTTCGGGCTAAAAGGCTAAGTTTTACTGACCATGAACTCGTACTTTCTGCTGATGGGTCAATATTGTTTACCAAGAAAGAGGGATTTGGTGAATCTGGGTCGGTTCAAGATAATACGGATATACTGAAAAACAATGCAAAGTCAACTGGTGAATATGGCCGTGGCAAGGGTAAAGGAAAGGCTTGTGTTGATCAATTTAACAATGAGATGAGGAAATCTAAGGGTCATATATGCTCGGTTTGTTTCAAGGAATTCAGGTCAGGACAAGCTTTAGGAGGACACAAAAGGGCTCATAACAATGTGAATAAAAGTAATGAGACTGCTGTTAACGAAGAAACTGGTGATTCTTTTAATATTCGTGGACATTTGGATGGATGA